In Anopheles ziemanni chromosome X, idAnoZiCoDA_A2_x.2, whole genome shotgun sequence, the genomic window AGTTGCTCCTTTTCGTGAGTGTTTAAATGCTCCTCCAAAGTTATCCCGGTCCTCAAGAAAAGAGTACAAACCGGGCACTCTGTTTCTGTGTTCATTCTGTAGCTAGTTTTATTCTGTAGCTTTTGTAGCTTTTTAAACGAAAGATGGAATTCACAATTAAAACGATtgacaaaaaaacatgaagaaaaTAGCACAGTAAAGCATACACTGCCCGCAAACATTGCATGAAATCCGAATATTTCAACTAATTTCGCTTCCATCGGTTTCCGGAGTCAATCAATACTCATCTAGTAGGCTGCGGAGACACTGGCCCTTTCTGTCTCTGTCTGTGAAAGGATCCGACTTCACGCACACAGTAACGCCCACCGATGTGAACAACTATGCAATTCGGTGGAGGTAACACATTTGACAAACGCTAAAATGAAATGTCTGAAGTAAAACAACTCCCTCAGAGTTTTGCTTCagacatttcattttttttcccagCATTTTACAATAACTCCATGGTTGTTCAAAATGAAAgccccagcaatctgccaccAGCAACGGAACAAGGCCTTGCACTGCTGTTTGTCCCTCTCACTCGAATTAATCAAGCGGAAGGTTCTCACTCACTCCCGTGTTGCTGCTGGTATCATTTAATTGTGAGCAGATGCACAACCCACAAACCAGAATCGATCGGtcgaaaaaatcacaaaatggCATACGCTAGCAAACCTAACCCTAGAAACTGTAATATTGCTACCTTCCAACGTAAACGATTGCAATCCGACAATTGGTGAATGTGTCGTGCCTTGCTTACCTGATTCGAAGCAAATGAAGACTTTTGTTCCAGCAAAACGGTGACTGCTAATTCACGACGACCATCGACGATGACTGCTTCTTGCTGAATGCCTCTGGCTTTTGGCATTTGGCTCGGCCAGTGTTGCCAAAGCGCTAGAATGTTGTTACAGACATTACACGACGAATGCGATTCGAGCAGCCCAGATGTCAGGTACTTAAAATCGAGCAGCTTTGTTTCCACCGAGGCTTTTAACGAAGGTGTTTAAGCGCGAGTAACCGCAAGTCCTCACTAGACATTTCAAACGGGTTTCGCCCAAAAGCTCCtcaacacaaataaaaaactgcttatttttgtaagGGCCGAGGCCGACTGACACAAAATTGGAAGGATTTTCGAGCACTCGAGCAGCTTTTCAAGCAGAATTGCTTTTTAAAGCTCGTAATTTTGTGTCACTTTGAGTCTGGTGACATCGTACGGTATAATACATCCGTACCTTTTATCGGTAAAATCCCACATCAAATTTCTCCCATCCGAAAGTGCcgtcgtggctacaccatttgtgagcggatgtatctaaaaggtatgcaatgggtgaaacaaatgctgttgtgtgaaccgtttgtaTTGAATgactcgttaaattaaagattatgGATATACTAAACaggatgtacaacatgaaCCTCCTCATGGATTACCTGCatgagtttttaaaaattcggctacgcaatcaacctacgAGTACGGTATGAGAGGGGCCCACGGGTGGTCATTCAAATCAGTACAGTGTCGGCTCGAATGCCGGCACTCTTGGCCTCTGGCAGCTTCCTTCTTTTATAAGATTGCAGTAGATGACGATCCTTTCTTGAAATAAACTGATTGATCTCAACATCTGGAAATAGTAAAATCACACGAGGTCCGAATAAAAGCATTCGAGCAAACAGCTCGATTTCGGGCGCACATAGACTGTGCGAAAAACTACCCTTGCTGGCAACACTGCTACGAAAGTTAAGAAAAGCGTTCAGCTGTGTGGAAACATCATCTATCGATCATCATCAGCTGCTGTCAATGGTGAGTCAGTAAGTTGTCATTGGTTCAGTACGAAAATTTCTGACGGTGTTCCGATGGAAATCCACCAGTTCATAAAAATTgcgtttaaaaaacaacaaaatatttcaCTGCTCATACCTTTGCGCACCAGAACCGAGGTCATCCAGTAAAGCGCAATACCGAATCCGTGAAAACGCCGATCATACCATGGCCAGCGGTAGCGAGAGCTCGGACGAGTTTTACGATGCTATGGACGACAGTCTAGTGGCTAAAACGCTAGACGAAACGACCattagcagcagcagtagcaagtAAGGAATCCTGTACTTCAGtatatgaatattttaaatgttctttTATCCATCATTGTCCGTGTTCGCTCATGGAGGAATTTGTCTACCACTCGAACAGCCTACTTTTTTACTGAATCACTAATGCGTTTTTGATTTCCAATCGCACAGGAGACGTCCCGGAAGATCGCACGATACTGAACTAAATGCAGCTTTCAGCACATTAAGCCTGGAGCAACCAAACCGTTCCCACCATGGACAACCGGCCGACGAAAGTGGCGCTCATGTGTCTTCAAAAGAACCTTCAAAGAGTCCCAAATTGGGTGCTGCTGCGGGTTTCGCAGCGTCCGTAGCAGAACACGTCTTCAAGGAACCAAAATCAGTGAGTAGTGCATTGGAAGACACTGTATAGATTTGCATGCGTTAATTTGTATcttattgggatgtgtttccTTACTTGAATAtgtatttattgtattttttttttataagttcGTCTTGAATTCGCTCGCAAAAGCCGCGCGTCGCGAATTTATCGCATCTAATTATTGTAGGCAGTGTTCAACAAAGatgtatatttgtttttataaccGTTCCGCAAGCTCCGTTCCGTTAGCCCTTTTGCCGACTACCAATAGAAGGTGCGCCTGAAACACCATGACAGCACCATCAACCTGCGGCACCATCAACCTCTTCCAATCGGCCTAACAACAATCAATGCACACCGGGATGAATAGCGGAAATCGTtacacacacttttttttgtggcacTATACACATCTATTGGGACAATGGCAAAGGGTCAACCTAATCATTTCTACTTTCTCTGGCCGCTAGAGTTGTTCGTCATTGTTCAatacgtttatttttttatttctttactgTAGCTTCGTAGTCAACGATTTCACGAGTTTCGCCAAGCAATGCAAAACGATGATGACGAGAATCCGGGCAATATACTGACACCCGATTCACAGGTATAATACTCAAGCCACCTTTGGAACATATCAAAAGAGAAAATCTCAGCCTATTTGTATCGCTGAAATGATTAAACAACAACATACTACAAAATAGCATCTTCGTTAGCGAATGAACTTGATCATCACTAAAATCGGTGGGACGATCTGCCTTTTGCTCAATAcgcttttaatattttttttattatgtttagcCTGTTAACCGTTGTTCGTAAGGTAGTCTAAACGATAGTATACATGAGGTTCTTGTGAATGTTTAGTTTATTTCActagtttctttttcgttcctaTTACTTTCCTCAGTGACAAATCTTTTGCATGGTATATACAAATATGCAGATAGGGTGGCTATCAAATAGTTAAactaaaagaaatcaaattgaTGCAAAGCGTTTTAAGCTATTCCGAATAACTCTTCCACTTGGTTGCTGCATTCCAGAACAGCTCCGTTGAAGGTGTCTATGTGGCACCCCGGTCTAACTATCCTTTCCGGGTGATCGAGAGTGATGTCACCAGCATTCACAGTATCTGCTCACTTGGAATCGTTGGACGCATCATGGCTGGAGGCAGCATCGATGCCAGTGGTATGCACGTTATTCTAAACTACTTTTATATTTGATCGATCCGAATAACGACtggctttctttttctatGCGCTTCCTTTTCGTTCTAGGGCATAGCGTCGGAAAGGACTCTACAGCGGTAAAGCAGGTGCAACCACAGGCGATTAGCAAGCAGCAACAATCGcttcttcagcagcagcaaccagcGAGTAAAAAAGGAGCACAAGGCGGTGAAGTTGTCGCGGGCACAAGCCGGGTAAAATTAGGTAAATCGAACAAATCGAAGGAATCGAAAAAATCGAAGGAATCGAAGAAATCGAAGGGATCGAAGAAATCGAATGGAATAAGGAAGCGCCCCAAAAGGCGCTTCCCTGTTAAAAAATGGCAGCTAgttttattgaagtttttatttcaaagcgGTAGTAAGTGTTATTGGACTGGTTTATATATTTTCCAATATCTGTGCGATCATATTGAAACGCGGCGTACCTATTTTCTGGACgatgcgtttgtttttcgcatttctttttttaattcaattttttttcagctTACCATGACGGTTATAGTCGAATATCTAATTTACTGCTTCAAAGACTGCGTACTATAAATTGAAACTTTTCGTTGATATTTTCCCATAGGTAACCAGTAAACGATCCGTATTTTAAGAATGGCAGTACGCAATTTCAGTCTATAAAATAGACTCGAAGTTTATATTCGAAAAATAGTATAGTTTGACGATGCCTTCTAAATAattctatatatatatatcatCTGAAATTATCTATACCTTACAAAACAGACTACGTTGAATTGTAAGAATTATTAACGTGATtgtgtttttgaaacaaatcgcataaaggaaaagtttgaaaCATAAGATTTTTCTTTGTGGGAATTGTATTGAATTTTGTATCCAATTTTGGATTGGATGTGAACTAAAGAAATTCCATAGCTTGAGAAGATTCTTAACAGACAGATATGATTAACGTGCATCGTATAACTTTTGGTAGACTTTAGTTCGATCTGACTTCATGAACAGAGTTTTAACTTAAAGCTCAAAAGAAAATGACAGAGAAGTATAGTGCGCGTGTGGTTTCAAATAACATACAGTATTTTATTTGAGAATTGTTATCTCATTCCAAATTACCCAAACTTTACAAAACAGACTATGATGCACTGGAACAATtattaaagtttttgtttttcttaaacaaaTCCCGtaaggaagaaatattaaacaaaacatttttctccATGGGAAAAGATATTGaatgtaaaacaaagaaagtgtATACCTTGAGGAGATACTTGGGAGAAAGATAAGTTTAGCATCGTGTGTGCATTATTTGAACTATTAGTCTCATACTAAACTAACTTAACTTTATGTTGTGTCGTGTCGTACAGATTCGAGCACAAAGGAACCCACGGTGTCGACGAAGACAAATGAGATGCTAAGTGCGGTCATCTCCACCGTCACCATACCGCTTGCGGAGTCACGCCCGGTCGCTCCACCGcgtaggaagaaaaaaatgcgCAAACTGTCCAGCAGCTCCTCCGACCAGTGCACGGCCAACGAGCCCGGCGGGGGTGGAGGTGCGGGCACCAGCGACCAACAGCCGACGGATAGCTCCTCGAGCGAGGTACTGATGGTGAAGTCGGCTCAATCGCAACCCATGATCGCAAAGCTGTCGACGGACGACCTGGCGTCCAGGGGTGAAGCCCCGGCCAGCGGCACGAACGGGGGCAGTATCGTCAGTAGCGGCTCCGATGGTACCACAACGACGGGCGGTGCGGACAGCTACAGTGGCAAAACGTTACCGTCCCCCGCTACGCTCGAGTCGATAACGCGCGAAATCGAAAACTCGTTCGAGGAAGCGGCGAGTGCGGTGGCCGGTAGCGTCGGTGGCTCGGGTGCGATGCTAATAAACGGCGGTACCGGGTCGTTGACGCGCCTTGCCAGCACGCCCACAGCCGTGACGTCCGTCGGTGGTAGCGGGGCCGGTGGCTTGTCCCGGTGCACCACAACGCAGCTCAGCCCCACCGGGAGCATGAAGAGCGTCTCGGCGATGGCTCGCGCCAGCTGGACCGACAACTCACAGGGGCTCATCTCGCGTGTCACCAAGGGCCAGTACGTGGTAAAGCCAACGGACGGGGTGTTCAACAAGGCGGAGGGCCCGTCGGGCGATGAGATTGCGCGGATCGACCGAATCCACAAGGAGTTTCTgagcaacatcagcaacagTGGTAGCATCGGTGGAACCGGTgcagctggtggtggtggtggtgctggtccCGGTAGGGGCAGCCTCGGTAGCCATCGCAAGAACTACTCCATCACGGGCACGAACAGCCTGGAGGGTGGCATGCGCACAAGCCTGATGGCGAAGCAGCTGCACGTGAAGGAACGCCGAAAGTCGGCCGGCGACGAGGATATGCTGAAGCAGTTGAACATGTACGTGCGCACACGCACCAGCTCCGGCAAGCAGCTGACGGACATGGAGATCCTCGAGCAGGTGCCGGTGAAAAACCTCGACACGGGCGAGAACTTCCCGCTGTCGGCGGTGGAAGAGAAGCTGCCGCAGTGCATTAACCCGCTCTCGCTGCACATCATGCGCCTGACCAGTCACATCCCCGAGACGGACGAGGAGTCGGTGGGCCCGGGCCAGCCCGGCGACTCGGACTCGGTGCAGCCCGGCTACGAGGAGGAGCTGGAGGCCGAGGGACTCGAGGGCGGGCGGTTGAAGCGGCGCACGGCCGCCAAGCTGAAGCGCTTCTTCCGCACGACGGCGAAGAAAACGGTCAGCAAGGCCAAGTCCATCGCGTCGGAGGTGTCGCACGCCCGGCACAAGGAGGACGTCGCCGACATCCAGGACGTGAGCAACCCGGAGCAGAACATCAAGATCAAAGCGTCCAGCACAAACAAGGGCCCGTACGACTTTGCCAAGCTGCAGCACGTGCAGGATCTGACCGGCGTGCACACCGTCGCCGTGTGGTGCATGAAGTTTAGCAGCTGCGGGCGCCTGCTAGCGACCGCCGGCCAGGACCGGGTGCTCTGCATCTGGGTGCTGAAGGACGCGTACCCATTCTTTCAGGCGCTGCGAACCAAATACAATGCCGCGGACCAAAAGTCGTCGCCGACGCCGTCGGAAGAGTCGCTCAACTCGACGCTGAACGCGGCGCACGCCGCCGAGGACGGTGCGGCCCTGCCGGAACCACCGGACGACGTCTCGCCCGGCCCCTTCATGCCGCACTCGTTCTGCACGTACTCCGGCCACACGTCCGACCTGCTCGACGTGTCCTGGTCGAAGAACTACTTCATCCTCTCGAGCTCGATGGACAAGACGGTGCGGCTGTGGCATATCTCGCGCCGGGAGTGCCTCTGCTGCTTCCAGCACATCGACTTCGTGACGGCGATCGCGTTTCATCCGCGCGACGACCGCTACTTCCTCAGCGGCAGCCTCGACGGCAAGCTGCGCCTGTGGAACATACCGGAGAAGAAGGTGGCGCTGTGGAACGAGGTGGACGGCCAGACGAAGCTCATCACGGCGGCGAACTTCTGCGCCAACGGGAAGTTTGCCGTCGTCGGCTCGTACGACGGTCGCTGCATTTTCTACAACACCGACCAGCTGAAGTACCATACGCAGATACACGTGCGCTCGACTCGGGGCCGCAACGCGATCGGGCGCAAGATTAGTGGTATCGAGCCGATGCCTGGTAGGTATTTAGCTTACGCTTTCCGTCTCTTCCCTTTAAAAcgtcaaaattaattttgtgAAGAGTGAAAACAGATTTTAGTGGTAGCAGTAATTTAATTTCCGATACATTTTTCACTTACAATTGCAGatattagttttttaaatattactgGGTTCGAcattgaatgttttgttttactctcgataaagaaatgaaaaataatctaaAATTAACATACCTACTACCTTActaaaaataactaaaaattGAATATTCAACTATTGTGAATTATAATTTCATGATAAATTATAGATAAATTACATACCGTGTGCAGTGACTGACGTACTTTTAGGAAGAACTTTTAGGTTAGGAATTACCTTTTGTGAAGTTTGACAAATTGAAATCTAATTTTTGCTAGAAATTTTCTTGCTTAAACGGTTTGAAACAcactttaattaattttataaagAAATTAAGGTTGATACAACCCGCTAACCTCTCTGCGCTACCTATCCTATTTTAGGTGAGGACAAAATCCTGGTTACATCCAACGACAGTCGCATCCGACTGTACGACCTGCGTGATCTTAACTTGAGCTGCAAATACAAGGGCTACTTCAACTCGTCGTCACAGATCAAGGCATCGTTCAGCCACGACGGCAAGTACATCATATCCGGCTCGGAGAATCAGTGCATCTACATTTGGAAGACGCACCACGAGTACACCAAACTCAGCTCGGTAGGGGTAGGTTCCCGTTGGCGAGGCGGCTCGGTACGCTAATGTTTGGCCCCTTTTTGTGACTCTTTTTTGCTCGACGTGCAGGTGCGGCGCGACCGGAGTGACTTCTGGGAAGGTATCAAGGCGCACAACGCGACGGTCACTTGTGCAATATTCGCTCCACACCCGGAAGCCATCATCAAACCGGATCCGGACGAGTCGACGAGTGCAGACAATGTGAGTGTAAGTGTTATCCCTAAAGAAATCACGTTACTAAATGGATGCATAACTTTGCAGATTTCGGTAAATCAATCGTTCGCCGAGCAGAGCAAAAAAGCATGCCGAGGGTACGTGATGGTAAGCGCTGACTTCAATGGCTGCATCAAGGTGTTTATCAACAAGACGAAGCCGAAACACAGCAGCCTGCCGTACACGGCGATAGCGGACTAACTGGTGCTGCTTCCGGTATATCAATGGGCTAATGGGGACGTTGGGATTTATCTGCGATTCATTACACGGCAACACGATGGTCGCCAAAGAGTGGAGTTAGGCGCGCGCTTCATCGCCCAGCATGAGAATGGGAAGAGAACATTTAAGTTATTAACATATTACACTGTGAATGTAGCTGTAGTCTTGCCAATCCAcggcaccaccagcagcaacccGGGTTGGGTAACACTCGGAAAACGGTCACACTGTAATTACAGGCTCTAGAACTAGGATAACACCAATATGTGTTTGTTGCGTAGCAGCTGTAGGCATAATTGGGAtctgggggaaaaaagaaaggaattgGCTACCGCCGGAACGGAAAACGACCCGGTGCCGGTGAGCGTTTAGGGCACGAGTTAAACGTAGGGAGGCACTCCTATCCCATCTGCTTCTCCATTGCTCTCTGTTTGCGTGGGTTTTGGTTTTATAGTACAAGCTTCCGAGACGCCAATGCTTCCAATGTGCAATGCTGTTCACCATTACAAGGCGCACCAAAATTTGTGTTCTAGAAATAGCCATCGTAATATCgattattaaacaaaaaaacaaacacactcacacacacgcgtacacagatataaacaaacatgtttgctAGTCCTTATCCATGCTAGTGTTACTTTTACTCATCCCCGCGTATTAAATTAGATATTTTATATGTTCCTTCAGTTGTTTGCGTACGGTACCGGCTGTGTATTGtgttggtggttttttttttttggttcaaaTATAGGTGTACTCTAGTGTGCGGTGCTGCACGCAGGCTGCCGGTGCGCCACGGGGTTGGTGTTCGCACACATGTTGATACGAGCTGTATGTACCTAGTTGTAGTTTCTGTTTATTACTTTTgattatatatataaatatttatatacaTATTAGCGCACCAACCCCCCACACAACCAAGTTCAAACCAACCTGTTTGTAATAGAGGACCGtggcaccagcaccaccaagTGGCAGCAGTTTCTAGCGTTATGGTACAATCGAACGGTGCTTGGGTAGTGACTAACTATACTGACGCGGGAGGAGCATTGCACGGGAAAAGACAAAACCATTGCAGTAGCAAGGCAAAGAAACCAATGACCGGAAAATGGCGAGAGCGTACGAAACGAACCAATCCCGAAGGATGTCGCGACCCGAGAAGCAAACGAGTGAATGAAAGTCGAATTGAAACGCAAGACAGATGATAATTAGTCGTAGAGGAATCCAGTCAGTGTCAAAAGGACGGGTGGAACcaataagaaaattaaaactatacaaaaaaacaaacacacacagtaaAACAGAAAGATCGCGCAGAATTACACGTAAATATTGTTGATTTAGCTGTAGCTAATATATTTAACAAATTATCCGTTTCCTACTTTTTTATGTACGTAAATGTATGTGTCCTAGTTCTTCGGGGGGGGAGGTTAGTAGTTGATATATTACAGTTTGGCGGCGAAAGGGTTTCGTTTTAGTGTCAggaatttgttttcatcactCCTATATATAACCCTTCGGCCTTTTATCAAAAGCTGATGGTATGGCGGACGAAGCCACTCTAATGGGCGAGCAGCTCATTGACCGTCTGCACGGTAATGTCGCGTGCCAGGATCTTACTGCGGCACCCCGGATCGACGCAGGTCAGCTGGACGGTGCGCAGCGGTTGAAACTGCAGGAAGCCGTTGGCGGAGAACTGGCACTGCTTGAGGGTGCTGTTTTCCGGTGTTAGCTGCAGGTAGACGAAGAGGGCCGGTGCACGGACGGACACTTCCAGGCTGACGCTGGTGAGGTTGTTGCGATCGCTGCAGACCGCCGACACGACGCTCACGGTGACGAGGGTCGGCGCGGTCATAGCGCTTCGGACGTTCTTCAGCTTGTCGAGCAGGACGAAGTTTTCCGCCAGCTGCTGGGGTTGGCCGTCGGGAGTGGCGGAGCGGCTGGCAACGAGCAGCAGGAGATGGTCGGCCGGCCGCAGCCCCTTCTTTGCGAGGTACCCATAGACGTCCCATTTGACGACGATTGCGACCGAGTTCGGTGGCACGCGGATGGCCTGGTGTTTGATCTTGTCGACCGGCTGGAAGCTACCGTAGCGGTGCAGGCGTAGCTCGACGTCCCACAGCTCGTCGGCGGACGGATCGAGGGTGTCGCGTATCGCCCACACCTCCAGCTCCCGCCTGGCGTTTACGAACGCTACCAGATGCTCCGGGGCGAAGATGGCACGCAGCCAAACGTGCAGCAGCTTGAACGTGCCGCCATACTCGATCGACGACCAGGACGGTGCGATCCAGACGTCGTTCAGCTGCCAGTACAGGGCGCCCATGGTGTGGTAGTCGTTGCGGTGCGCCCGGTACACCTCCGTCTCCGCCTTCACGATCATCGCCTGGGACAGCTGGCTCAGGTAAATCAGTGTCGGCCAGTAACTGGTCGCGGCCGGGTCGGACGGCACCGGTAGGTTGTACTCGATCATCTTCAGAATCGGCTCGTTGCCGAGCGGGCTGTGCTGCCGGTGCCGGATCAACTCGCCCAGCTCCGTCGCGCTGTAGCTGCGCGCCTCCGGCCAGCTGGTGAACGCCGGGAACGACTGGTACCCGTACTCCGACACGAACCGCCCGCCACGATATAGCGCCGCATCCCATCCGTCCAGGAAGTAGTTGTAGTAATGCACTGAAACGAAGACAAACATATCGAAAACAAAGCCTCTCATCGGCTTCACCTTTCGGTTGGGGCCTTTACCATCGCCGTACAGCGGATCCTGCGGGTTCTGCGCAATGTAGTCCTCCTTTAGCGATTGGTCACCGTTGGAGGGTGAGGAGACGAGCACCGTACGCCACCTGTCGATCGCCTCCACCTCCGGCAGCACCGTGCGCACGTACAGCTCGACGTACTGCTCGTAGTAGACGCTGTAGTTGGCCTGCGTCTTGTACCAGTTCTGGCGCAGGGCCACCTCGTTCTCGTTGTTCGTAGCCCACACCGCCACGCTCGGGTGGTACTGGATGCGGCGCACGTTCTGTCGCACCTCGGTGCGCACCGTGCGCAGAAAGTCCGGCTCGGTCGGATACATCGAGCAGGCGAACATCAGGTCGTGCCATAGTAGCAGGCCCAGCTCGTCCGCCAGCCGGTAGAAGTGGTCGCTCTCGTACAGTCCGCCGCCCCACACGCGCAGCATGTTCATGTGTGCATCGCGGGCGGCATACAGC contains:
- the LOC131291168 gene encoding beta-mannosidase, translating into MLDALKFFLFVILLLVTIMLNQHVTSKRSAELDLDLLWQIQDSKPDYVIPNQTLPSGVYTALEQSMVIGSLLEDYNDVNTSWVGRTDWIYRTNLSCLAKDYNYVLLTFHGVDTFATIHLGDRKLGTTDNMFVRYRYDIRDLCDGSTHELRVEFRSPVVEASERAKSRDAALPPIVPECPPGVYNGHCHMNLIRKMQASFAWDWGLAAPSMGIWKQVRLEYYSSALIRDLTVVISEAEDNLWAIVVGVYLETGLASQKIDGVLTFKIIGVPLANDNEQSLSVMKTTDAQGELYIEQRLTVRRNAVERWWPNGYGKQVLYSLYVKWADAAVNSVKLPHPDTYISEKVIRIGFRTVQVNQERATDGGLMFYFKVNDVPIFAKGSNWIPSSVLPERSYDANYVKFLLYAARDAHMNMLRVWGGGLYESDHFYRLADELGLLLWHDLMFACSMYPTEPDFLRTVRTEVRQNVRRIQYHPSVAVWATNNENEVALRQNWYKTQANYSVYYEQYVELYVRTVLPEVEAIDRWRTVLVSSPSNGDQSLKEDYIAQNPQDPLYGDVHYYNYFLDGWDAALYRGGRFVSEYGYQSFPAFTSWPEARSYSATELGELIRHRQHSPLGNEPILKMIEYNLPVPSDPAATSYWPTLIYLSQLSQAMIVKAETEVYRAHRNDYHTMGALYWQLNDVWIAPSWSSIEYGGTFKLLHVWLRAIFAPEHLVAFVNARRELEVWAIRDTLDPSADELWDVELRLHRYGSFQPVDKIKHQAIRVPPNSVAIVVKWDVYGYLAKKGLRPADHLLLLVASRSATPDGQPQQLAENFVLLDKLKNVRSAMTAPTLVTVSVVSAVCSDRNNLTSVSLEVSVRAPALFVYLQLTPENSTLKQCQFSANGFLQFQPLRTVQLTCVDPGCRSKILARDITVQTVNELLAH
- the LOC131291445 gene encoding uncharacterized protein LOC131291445 — its product is MASGSESSDEFYDAMDDSLVAKTLDETTISSSSSKRRPGRSHDTELNAAFSTLSLEQPNRSHHGQPADESGAHVSSKEPSKSPKLGAAAGFAASVAEHVFKEPKSLRSQRFHEFRQAMQNDDDENPGNILTPDSQNSSVEGVYVAPRSNYPFRVIESDVTSIHSICSLGIVGRIMAGGSIDASGHSVGKDSTAVKQVQPQAISKQQQSLLQQQQPASKKGAQGGEVVAGTSRVKLDSSTKEPTVSTKTNEMLSAVISTVTIPLAESRPVAPPRRKKKMRKLSSSSSDQCTANEPGGGGGAGTSDQQPTDSSSSEVLMVKSAQSQPMIAKLSTDDLASRGEAPASGTNGGSIVSSGSDGTTTTGGADSYSGKTLPSPATLESITREIENSFEEAASAVAGSVGGSGAMLINGGTGSLTRLASTPTAVTSVGGSGAGGLSRCTTTQLSPTGSMKSVSAMARASWTDNSQGLISRVTKGQYVVKPTDGVFNKAEGPSGDEIARIDRIHKEFLSNISNSGSIGGTGAAGGGGGAGPGRGSLGSHRKNYSITGTNSLEGGMRTSLMAKQLHVKERRKSAGDEDMLKQLNMYVRTRTSSGKQLTDMEILEQVPVKNLDTGENFPLSAVEEKLPQCINPLSLHIMRLTSHIPETDEESVGPGQPGDSDSVQPGYEEELEAEGLEGGRLKRRTAAKLKRFFRTTAKKTVSKAKSIASEVSHARHKEDVADIQDVSNPEQNIKIKASSTNKGPYDFAKLQHVQDLTGVHTVAVWCMKFSSCGRLLATAGQDRVLCIWVLKDAYPFFQALRTKYNAADQKSSPTPSEESLNSTLNAAHAAEDGAALPEPPDDVSPGPFMPHSFCTYSGHTSDLLDVSWSKNYFILSSSMDKTVRLWHISRRECLCCFQHIDFVTAIAFHPRDDRYFLSGSLDGKLRLWNIPEKKVALWNEVDGQTKLITAANFCANGKFAVVGSYDGRCIFYNTDQLKYHTQIHVRSTRGRNAIGRKISGIEPMPGEDKILVTSNDSRIRLYDLRDLNLSCKYKGYFNSSSQIKASFSHDGKYIISGSENQCIYIWKTHHEYTKLSSVRRDRSDFWEGIKAHNATVTCAIFAPHPEAIIKPDPDESTSADNISVNQSFAEQSKKACRGYVMVSADFNGCIKVFINKTKPKHSSLPYTAIAD